In Paenibacillus ihbetae, the following are encoded in one genomic region:
- a CDS encoding PP2C family protein-serine/threonine phosphatase, protein MRILIVDDNPTNVIIIREILKKEQYRDTVSASSALEMFEHLGLEDQGRSKCPRRAGIDLILLDMMMPEMDGIEACRIVQQYDHLKDIPIIMVTAVGDSKKLAEALDAGAVDYVTKPINKVELMARIRLALRLKHEKDWHIEREQTVQEELKLAAKVQNAVLSSPIEDDLLEIHALYQPSAELAGDLYAWYPLGDGRYGVILLDMMGHGITSSLFCMFIASVLKDTVTTYVEPEKVIQELNRRFNQLHIEDQLIQYYFTAIYLVVDTRLKRVDYVNAGHPPALFFGEDGSVQTLDQGCCPVGLFDRIDEMEPRSLHYEGDGHLVLYTDGILEQVPGGHEEKLNDLMQHLSGAHHWREEEVRERYFVDDPSQEREDDKCLVWITLRERERTDS, encoded by the coding sequence ATGAGAATATTAATCGTGGACGACAATCCGACTAACGTCATCATTATTCGAGAGATTTTGAAGAAAGAGCAGTACCGGGACACGGTATCTGCTTCTTCAGCGCTTGAAATGTTCGAACATTTGGGTCTGGAGGATCAAGGAAGGAGCAAGTGTCCCCGCAGGGCCGGGATTGATCTGATTCTGCTGGACATGATGATGCCGGAAATGGACGGCATCGAAGCATGCCGTATTGTGCAGCAATATGATCATCTGAAAGATATACCTATAATTATGGTTACCGCCGTCGGCGATTCGAAGAAGCTTGCCGAGGCTTTGGACGCCGGGGCCGTGGATTACGTGACGAAGCCGATCAACAAGGTGGAGCTTATGGCGCGGATTCGCCTCGCGCTTCGGCTGAAGCACGAGAAGGATTGGCATATTGAGAGAGAACAGACGGTCCAGGAGGAACTAAAGCTGGCGGCGAAGGTGCAGAATGCGGTATTAAGCTCTCCGATTGAAGATGATTTGCTGGAAATTCACGCTCTATACCAGCCGTCGGCGGAGCTCGCCGGTGATTTATACGCATGGTATCCGCTCGGCGACGGACGTTATGGTGTCATTCTGCTGGATATGATGGGACACGGGATCACTTCGTCCCTATTTTGCATGTTCATCGCTTCAGTCCTCAAGGATACGGTAACGACCTATGTTGAACCCGAGAAGGTCATTCAGGAATTGAACCGCAGGTTCAACCAGCTGCATATCGAGGATCAATTGATCCAGTACTACTTTACGGCCATCTATCTGGTCGTTGATACCCGCTTAAAGCGGGTGGACTATGTAAATGCGGGGCATCCGCCCGCACTCTTCTTCGGGGAAGACGGAAGCGTACAGACCCTGGATCAAGGCTGCTGTCCGGTCGGGCTGTTCGACCGGATCGACGAGATGGAGCCAAGGAGCCTGCATTACGAGGGCGACGGCCATTTGGTGTTGTACACGGACGGGATATTGGAACAGGTTCCTGGAGGGCACGAAGAGAAGCTGAATGATCTGATGCAGCATTTGAGCGGTGCCCATCACTGGAGAGAAGAGGAAGTCAGGGAGCGTTATTTCGTCGATGACCCGTCCCAGGAACGCGAGGATGATAAATGTTTGGTCTGGATCACGCTTAGAGAGAGGGAGAGAACAGATTCATGA
- a CDS encoding DHA2 family efflux MFS transporter permease subunit: MSTHTAVRPGEPVKKGPIIAALMIGAFVAILNQTLMNVALPSIMENLAIKPTVAQWLTTGFMLVNGVLIPVTAYLIARFSTRQLFISAMLLFTIGTLVCAISPNFASLLTGRLVQAAGAGILMPLMTVVFLNIFPVENRGKAMGMMGIAMIFAPAIGPTLSGYIVEHYDWRVLFYMILPFSVIATLIGIFFLKNVTEVSRPKLDMLAVILSTLGFGGLLYGFSDAGNDGWSSTPVISTLAVGTVALILFVWRELKVKDPMLEFRIFRYNMFTLTTLINIIVTMAMYAGMILLPIYLQQIRGFTPVESGLLMLPGAILMGIMSPITGAIFDRIGAKWLAVIGLAITVLTTWEFSNLSETMSYGMIMIIYTARMFGMSMLMMPIQTAGLNQLPRSLNAHGTAMSNTLRMISGSIGTAILVTVMSTQAQSHGEALMKTGTFDPNNQADLLRLSHESTIYGINYAFVIATWIAVASLILAFFIKKTKPAEEPAPSGTKEAATTV, encoded by the coding sequence ATGAGTACCCATACTGCGGTTCGCCCCGGCGAACCTGTTAAGAAAGGGCCAATTATAGCAGCCCTAATGATCGGCGCTTTCGTCGCCATCCTGAATCAAACCCTCATGAACGTTGCTCTGCCCAGCATCATGGAGAATCTGGCCATTAAGCCGACGGTTGCCCAGTGGCTGACAACCGGCTTTATGCTCGTAAACGGGGTTCTTATCCCGGTAACGGCCTATTTGATCGCGCGTTTCTCGACACGGCAATTATTTATAAGCGCGATGCTCCTGTTTACGATCGGGACCCTGGTCTGTGCCATCAGCCCGAATTTTGCATCCCTGTTGACCGGACGTCTTGTCCAGGCTGCCGGCGCAGGCATTCTTATGCCGCTGATGACGGTTGTGTTCCTGAACATCTTCCCGGTGGAGAACCGGGGGAAGGCGATGGGCATGATGGGCATCGCGATGATCTTTGCGCCTGCCATCGGTCCGACGCTCTCAGGCTACATCGTGGAGCATTATGATTGGCGCGTTCTGTTCTATATGATTCTTCCGTTCTCGGTAATCGCCACGCTGATCGGTATTTTCTTCCTGAAAAATGTCACCGAGGTCAGCCGGCCGAAGCTGGATATGTTGGCCGTCATCCTGTCGACGCTCGGGTTCGGTGGCCTGTTGTACGGCTTCAGTGACGCGGGCAATGACGGATGGTCCAGCACGCCGGTCATTTCGACGCTTGCCGTCGGTACCGTTGCGCTGATCCTGTTCGTGTGGCGCGAGCTGAAGGTCAAGGATCCGATGCTCGAGTTCCGCATCTTCAGATACAATATGTTCACGCTGACCACGCTCATTAATATCATCGTTACGATGGCCATGTACGCCGGTATGATTCTGCTGCCGATTTATCTGCAGCAAATCCGCGGCTTCACACCGGTCGAGTCCGGGCTGCTTATGCTTCCGGGAGCGATCCTGATGGGGATTATGTCTCCGATTACCGGCGCGATCTTCGACCGGATCGGTGCGAAATGGCTTGCGGTCATCGGCCTTGCCATAACGGTGCTAACGACCTGGGAGTTCAGTAATCTGAGCGAAACGATGTCTTACGGCATGATCATGATCATCTATACGGCCCGTATGTTCGGCATGTCGATGCTTATGATGCCGATCCAGACCGCCGGCCTGAATCAGCTGCCGCGAAGCCTGAACGCCCACGGAACAGCGATGTCCAACACGCTTCGCATGATTTCCGGCTCGATCGGCACAGCCATTCTCGTAACGGTCATGTCTACGCAGGCCCAAAGCCATGGCGAGGCATTGATGAAGACCGGCACGTTCGACCCGAATAATCAAGCCGATTTGCTTCGCCTAAGCCATGAGTCCACGATTTATGGCATTAACTACGCCTTCGTCATCGCGACTTGGATTGCGGTCGCCTCGCTTATTCTGGCCTTCTTCATCAAGAAGACGAAGCCGGCGGAGGAGCCAGCCCCTTCAGGAACCAAGGAAGCGGCTACGACGGTGTAA
- a CDS encoding DUF948 domain-containing protein — translation MLTQISVAVIAVAFAVLVVYLIKTLKAATQSLEKVTQTLQEVQKTIDELSYEVKQTIRNTNDITVDVQHKMKQIDPVMDTVRNLGEALSEVTYAVKQVSAGMVSRFKQARLEKKQPVEAKRPKALTPEERTFQSYDAVYHQQEESKPSKSRNWLAYVDTAIGLWNSFRRQKAR, via the coding sequence ATGCTAACCCAAATCAGTGTTGCGGTAATAGCCGTTGCTTTTGCGGTGTTGGTCGTTTATCTGATCAAAACATTGAAGGCAGCGACCCAGTCGCTCGAAAAGGTAACCCAAACCCTTCAGGAGGTTCAGAAGACGATAGACGAATTGAGCTATGAGGTTAAACAAACGATCCGCAACACCAATGATATAACGGTCGATGTTCAGCACAAGATGAAGCAGATCGATCCGGTCATGGACACCGTAAGGAATCTTGGAGAAGCGCTCAGCGAGGTAACCTATGCGGTCAAGCAGGTATCGGCCGGCATGGTCAGCCGATTCAAGCAGGCCCGACTTGAGAAGAAGCAGCCGGTGGAAGCCAAGCGGCCGAAGGCTCTGACGCCGGAAGAACGTACGTTTCAATCCTATGACGCGGTATACCATCAGCAGGAGGAAAGCAAGCCGTCCAAGAGCCGCAATTGGCTCGCTTATGTAGATACTGCGATCGGGCTGTGGAACAGCTTCCGCCGCCAAAAAGCAAGATAA
- a CDS encoding MarR family transcriptional regulator: MPIRNEILELEMLFKKMLRTIQNEWQKEGFPKLGRTQYTALEILHEQGPLRLSDLADSIHVTCGAVTGISDKLIDGGFARRVRDQVDRRVVHLEITEQGNELITQLSKKRNELSKMLYGFLTDEEIKQLGCLYRKITANIEHIQGKLST, translated from the coding sequence ATGCCGATTCGGAATGAAATTCTGGAGTTGGAAATGTTGTTCAAGAAGATGCTTCGGACGATTCAGAATGAATGGCAGAAGGAGGGCTTCCCTAAACTAGGCAGGACGCAATACACCGCTTTGGAGATCCTTCACGAGCAGGGTCCTCTTCGGTTGTCGGATTTGGCCGATTCGATTCATGTGACATGCGGGGCCGTGACCGGCATCTCGGACAAATTGATTGACGGCGGATTTGCGCGCCGCGTTCGGGATCAGGTGGATCGCAGAGTTGTGCATCTTGAGATTACCGAGCAGGGCAATGAGCTGATAACCCAGCTATCCAAGAAGCGGAATGAATTGAGCAAGATGTTGTACGGTTTCTTGACGGATGAGGAAATCAAGCAGCTCGGCTGCTTGTACCGGAAGATAACAGCGAACATTGAGCATATCCAAGGTAAGCTGTCCACATAG
- a CDS encoding cation diffusion facilitator family transporter: MVDVYENIKKGERGAWVSIGAYLALSAFKVVGGTVFASSALLADGFNNMTDIAASAAVLIGLRISRKPPDSDHAYGHLRAETVAALIASFIMAFVGIQVLVEAGRSFFEGEKQIPNIWSAGVAGISAIIMLGVYRYNRNLARRIDNQALMAAAKDNLSDALVSVGAAVGIIGSQFGLPWLDTAAAIAVGLLICRTAWGIFKESTHNLTDGFDESRLSDLRATIASTPGVEGIKDMKARIHGNRVLVDIVIEVDPHISVLEGHRISDRIEERMEKVHDIMSVHIHVEPKGSG; encoded by the coding sequence ATCGTGGATGTCTATGAGAATATAAAAAAAGGGGAGCGCGGGGCATGGGTCAGCATCGGGGCATATCTGGCGCTCTCGGCATTTAAAGTTGTGGGCGGAACGGTATTTGCCTCCAGCGCTTTGCTTGCCGACGGCTTTAACAATATGACGGACATTGCAGCTTCGGCAGCTGTACTGATCGGCCTGCGCATCTCCCGAAAGCCGCCCGATTCCGACCACGCTTACGGGCATTTAAGAGCCGAAACGGTCGCTGCATTGATCGCATCATTTATCATGGCGTTCGTCGGGATTCAGGTTTTGGTTGAGGCGGGGCGGTCATTTTTCGAAGGGGAGAAGCAAATCCCGAATATATGGTCTGCGGGCGTGGCCGGCATTTCCGCAATCATCATGCTTGGCGTGTACCGCTATAACCGGAATCTCGCCCGGCGTATCGACAATCAGGCCTTAATGGCTGCGGCCAAGGATAATTTATCGGATGCACTGGTCAGCGTCGGGGCGGCAGTGGGCATCATCGGATCACAGTTCGGTCTGCCCTGGCTCGACACGGCCGCTGCCATTGCGGTAGGTTTGCTGATATGCCGGACGGCCTGGGGAATATTCAAAGAGTCGACCCACAATTTGACGGACGGCTTCGACGAGAGCCGCCTGTCCGATCTGCGGGCTACGATTGCGAGCACCCCCGGGGTGGAAGGGATCAAGGATATGAAGGCAAGAATCCATGGGAACCGGGTCCTGGTGGATATCGTGATTGAGGTGGACCCGCATATCAGCGTTCTTGAAGGTCATCGGATCAGCGACCGGATCGAGGAGAGGATGGAGAAGGTCCATGACATCATGAGCGTGCATATCCATGTGGAGCCCAAGGGATCCGGATGA
- a CDS encoding ABC-F family ATP-binding cassette domain-containing protein, producing MISTSGVTLRYGKRALFEDVNIKFTAGNCYGLIGANGAGKSTFLKILSGEIEPNQGEVHMTPNERLAVLKQNHYEYDQYPVLETVIMGHARLYQIMKEKDALYAKADFSEEDGMRAGELEGEFAELNGWDAEPDAAALLIGLGIPRELHDKKMAELSGNEKVRVLLAQALFGRPHNLLLDEPTNHLDLESIQWLENFLMDYEGTVIVVSHDRHFLNKVCTHIADIDFGKIQLYVGNYDFWYESSQLALQLQRESNKKKEEKIKELQAFIQRFSANASKSKQATSRKKQLEKITLEDIRPSNRKYPFLNFKPEREAGKQLLTVDGITKSVEGEKVLDNVSFVVNKGDKIAFVGPNSLPKTTLFQVIMGETEAESGEYSWGVTTTQAYFPKDNSAYFDGVDLNLVEWLRQYSKDQDETFLRGFLGRMLFSGEEALKKASVLSGGEKVRCMLAKMMLNGANVLVFDEPTNHLDLESITALNNGLIDFDGTILFTSHDHQFIQTIANRIIEITPSGIIDRVMSYDEYLESEEIKALRERMYAVEATS from the coding sequence ATGATCAGTACAAGCGGCGTAACGCTCCGCTATGGCAAACGAGCACTATTTGAAGATGTAAATATAAAATTCACGGCAGGCAACTGTTATGGCCTGATCGGCGCCAACGGGGCGGGCAAGTCGACGTTTCTGAAAATTTTGTCCGGCGAGATCGAACCGAACCAAGGCGAGGTTCATATGACCCCGAACGAACGCTTGGCCGTTCTGAAGCAGAACCATTATGAATATGATCAATATCCGGTTCTGGAGACCGTCATTATGGGACATGCGCGTCTGTACCAGATCATGAAGGAGAAGGACGCGCTTTATGCGAAGGCCGATTTCTCGGAAGAGGACGGCATGCGTGCGGGTGAGCTGGAAGGCGAATTCGCCGAATTGAACGGCTGGGACGCCGAGCCGGATGCGGCCGCGCTCCTGATCGGTCTCGGCATCCCGCGCGAGCTGCATGACAAGAAGATGGCAGAGCTTTCCGGTAACGAGAAGGTGCGGGTTCTCCTCGCCCAGGCGTTGTTCGGACGTCCGCACAACCTGCTGCTTGACGAGCCTACCAACCACTTGGACCTCGAGTCGATTCAATGGCTGGAGAACTTCCTGATGGATTACGAAGGCACCGTTATCGTTGTATCCCATGACCGTCACTTCCTGAATAAGGTATGTACGCATATTGCGGATATCGATTTCGGCAAAATCCAGCTCTATGTCGGCAACTACGACTTCTGGTACGAGTCCAGCCAGCTGGCGCTCCAGCTGCAGCGGGAATCCAACAAGAAGAAAGAAGAGAAGATCAAGGAGCTCCAAGCCTTTATCCAGCGGTTCTCCGCCAACGCTTCGAAATCGAAGCAGGCAACGTCGCGGAAGAAGCAGCTGGAGAAAATTACGCTGGAGGATATCCGTCCTTCCAACCGGAAATATCCGTTCCTTAACTTCAAGCCGGAGCGCGAAGCGGGCAAGCAGCTGCTCACGGTTGACGGAATCACCAAGAGCGTGGAAGGCGAGAAGGTGCTGGATAATGTCAGCTTCGTCGTGAACAAAGGAGATAAAATCGCTTTTGTCGGGCCGAACAGCTTGCCTAAGACGACGCTGTTCCAGGTGATCATGGGCGAGACCGAGGCCGAGTCCGGCGAATACAGCTGGGGGGTTACGACAACCCAGGCCTATTTCCCGAAAGACAACTCCGCGTATTTCGACGGCGTGGATCTGAATCTGGTCGAGTGGCTGCGTCAGTATTCCAAAGACCAGGATGAGACATTCCTGCGCGGATTCCTCGGACGCATGCTCTTCTCCGGCGAAGAGGCCCTGAAGAAAGCCAGCGTATTGTCCGGGGGCGAAAAGGTCCGCTGCATGCTTGCCAAAATGATGCTCAACGGCGCGAACGTGCTGGTGTTCGATGAGCCGACGAACCACTTAGATTTGGAGTCGATCACGGCGCTCAACAACGGGCTGATCGATTTCGACGGGACAATCCTGTTCACTTCGCATGACCATCAGTTCATTCAGACGATTGCGAACCGGATTATCGAGATTACGCCAAGCGGCATCATCGATCGCGTCATGAGCTATGACGAGTACCTGGAGAGCGAAGAGATCAAGGCTCTTCGTGAACGTATGTATGCTGTAGAAGCTACCTCATAA
- a CDS encoding MBL fold metallo-hydrolase, which translates to MPKVRYNNIDNVSTDKTLKQFKQWRDERRQKKKDYSYVIPNLTPDLPYLHSNRHETSVTWVGHATFFIQYEGMNIVTDPVWARRMGFTKRLGEPGIPIQDIPPVDVILISHSHYDHMHFASIRKLYRSETTIIVPIGLRRKMVRKGFRRVIELQWWESATIGSVKISFVPTQHWTRRTPFDTNTSHWGGYVLEPAQQEGRTPEDGADQDSCDVAQGGDGTRLLPPNLYFAGDSGYFQGFKLIGERFNIHIALMPIGAYEPEWFMTSQHVNPEEALQAFQDVKAETMIPMHYGTFKLADDTAKEALDRMEAERQRLGIAKERIRVLKYGETFKIQPECRNAES; encoded by the coding sequence ATGCCAAAAGTCCGCTATAACAATATCGATAATGTCAGCACGGACAAAACGTTAAAGCAGTTCAAGCAGTGGCGTGACGAGCGCCGTCAGAAGAAGAAGGACTATTCGTATGTCATTCCGAACCTGACGCCGGATTTGCCGTATTTGCACAGCAACCGGCACGAAACCTCCGTTACATGGGTCGGGCATGCGACCTTTTTCATTCAATATGAAGGTATGAATATCGTTACCGATCCGGTATGGGCGCGGAGAATGGGGTTTACGAAACGGCTCGGCGAGCCGGGAATTCCGATTCAAGACATTCCGCCGGTCGACGTCATTCTGATCTCGCATTCGCATTATGATCATATGCATTTTGCGTCCATCCGGAAATTGTACAGGTCCGAGACGACGATTATCGTCCCGATCGGCCTGCGACGCAAAATGGTCAGAAAGGGCTTTCGCCGCGTGATCGAGCTGCAATGGTGGGAATCGGCGACGATCGGCAGCGTGAAAATATCGTTTGTCCCGACCCAGCACTGGACGCGGCGCACGCCGTTTGACACCAATACCTCCCATTGGGGAGGCTACGTGCTGGAGCCGGCGCAGCAGGAAGGACGGACGCCAGAAGACGGCGCAGACCAGGACAGCTGCGACGTAGCACAGGGCGGGGACGGAACGCGCCTGCTCCCCCCGAATCTGTATTTTGCCGGGGACAGCGGATATTTTCAGGGCTTTAAACTCATTGGCGAGCGGTTCAACATTCATATCGCCTTAATGCCGATCGGAGCCTACGAGCCGGAATGGTTCATGACCTCCCAGCATGTCAATCCAGAGGAAGCGCTGCAGGCGTTCCAGGATGTAAAGGCCGAGACGATGATTCCGATGCACTACGGAACCTTCAAGCTGGCCGACGATACGGCGAAGGAGGCGCTCGACCGCATGGAGGCGGAACGGCAGCGTCTTGGGATCGCGAAGGAGCGCATCCGGGTATTGAAATACGGAGAGACGTTCAAGATCCAGCCGGAATGCCGGAATGCAGAATCCTAG
- a CDS encoding general stress protein, producing MASTNTKSYAKVVENGTLAVQEVQNLRQSGYDNNHIYVLAHDANHTDRIADVSDASTVGLKEEGVIDAVANFFRSRGDELRAKIVSLGFTEAEAAFYEKQLDLGKVLVVAKRDN from the coding sequence ATGGCATCAACGAATACGAAGTCTTATGCGAAAGTCGTGGAGAACGGGACGCTGGCCGTTCAGGAGGTTCAAAATCTGAGGCAGTCCGGTTATGATAACAATCACATCTATGTACTGGCCCATGATGCGAATCATACGGACCGGATTGCTGACGTATCGGATGCCAGCACGGTAGGTTTGAAGGAAGAAGGGGTAATCGATGCGGTGGCGAATTTCTTCCGCTCGCGCGGCGATGAACTGCGTGCCAAAATCGTATCCCTGGGATTTACGGAGGCGGAGGCGGCTTTCTATGAGAAGCAACTGGATCTTGGCAAAGTGCTTGTTGTTGCCAAAAGAGACAATTGA
- a CDS encoding DUF1328 domain-containing protein: MLKWSVIFLVIALIAGIFGFFGIVEAAASIAKVLFFIFVVLFIITLFTGRRRSM; the protein is encoded by the coding sequence ATGTTGAAATGGTCCGTCATCTTTCTGGTTATTGCTTTGATTGCAGGAATCTTCGGCTTCTTCGGCATCGTTGAAGCTGCAGCCAGCATCGCCAAGGTGCTGTTCTTCATCTTCGTCGTCCTGTTCATCATCACTCTTTTTACCGGACGCAGACGAAGTATGTGA